The Pseudoliparis swirei isolate HS2019 ecotype Mariana Trench chromosome 16, NWPU_hadal_v1, whole genome shotgun sequence genome includes a window with the following:
- the LOC130206073 gene encoding protein enabled homolog, translated as MEAQRLEEERLEEERLEEERLEEEMLEEERLEEQRLEEQRLEEKRLEEQRLEQEWWLEDERLEEERLEKERQERQRLEEERLEQERLEKGRLEKERLEGEWLEEEWQEEQRLEKERLEQERLEEESLEEERLEY; from the coding sequence atggaggcgcagaggctggaggaggagaggctggaagaagagagactagaggaggagcgactggaggaggagatgctggaggAGGAAAGACTAGAGGAGCagaggctggaggagcagaggctggaggagaagaggctggaggagcagaggctgGAGCAGGAGTGGTGGCTAGAGGacgagaggctggaggaggaaagACTAGAGAAGGAGAGGCAGGAGAggcagaggctggaggaggagaggttggAGCAGGAGAGGCTGGAGAAGGGGAGGCTGGAGAAGGAGAGACTGGAGGGGGAGTGGCTAGAAGAGGAGtggcaggaggagcagaggctggagaaggagaggttggagcaggagaggctggaggaggagagtctggaggaggagagactggaGTAttga
- the rnf19a gene encoding E3 ubiquitin-protein ligase RNF19A: MSLQKHRQPSSDRDLQSAASSVSLPSVKKAPMKRRLSLASLFRWRGRESKSARQRARELQHPGPPGPSGLGGADGIAIIESIHSEMCNDKNSALFSAALTEDAPPAAAASTSSASGPSTSSSSSSSSSTVAGGVGPEVLECPLCLLRHSRESFPDIMTCPHRSCIDCLRQYLRIEISESRINISCPECSERFNPHDIRMILGDHALMEKYEEFMLRRWLVADPDCRWCPAPDCGYAVIAFGCASCPKLTCGRDGCGTEFCYHCKQLWHPNQTCDAARQQRAQSLRLRTARSSSLSYSQESGGAADDIKPCPRCAAYIIKMNDGSCNHMTCAVCGCEFCWLCMKEISDLHYLSPSGCTFWGKKPWSRKKKILWQLGTLVGAPVGIALIAGIAVPAMIIGIPVYVGRKIHNRYEGKDISNHKRNLVIAGGVTLSVIVSPVVAAVTVGIGVPIMLAYVYGVVPISLCRSGGCGVSAGNGKGVRIDFDDENDVTVGGGAAATDATSVAGARNNPSIGDGSVGGLTGSLSASGSHMDRLGAVGDNLSETASTTALAGASITGSLSGSAVVNYLNRLEVQADVLKERCSLSGESGTVSLGTISDNASTKAMAGSILNAYTPLDRDGSSMEVQVDIESKPGKLRHHSGGSSVDGGGGGRGASARWAKEASCCSASCCSSTGKKSKGKLRKKGGGAKINETREDTDAQLLERRSNNSSELDSPSLSGSLPSVADSASSRFSEFSCSDPETKTSCSHGDGADYHTRFATVSPLPEVENDRLETCPGSSSSSSSVAAAPPPHSPTSSLDVGAGLSPLRPAEPDSHGVARELLKENDDNNNDDDNDDRHPPPKNSCIQTEI; this comes from the exons ATGAGCCTGCAGAAGCACCGGCAGCCGAGCTCCGACCGGGACCTGCAGTCCGCCGCGTCCTCCGTCTCCCTGCCCTCGGTGAAGAAGGCCCCGATGAAGAGGCGCCTCTCCCTGGCCTCTCTTTTCCGATGGCGGGGTCGGGAGTCCAAGTCCGCGCGCCAAAGGGCCCGAGAGCTCCAGCAcccggggcccccggggcccTCGGGGCTCGGAGGGGCGGACGGCATCGCCATCATCGAGAGCATCCACTCTGAGATGTGCAACGACAAGAACTCTGCCCTCTTCTCTGCGGCTCTGACCGAAGAtgccccccccgccgccgccgcctccacctcGTCTGCCTCGGggccttccacctcctcctcctcctcctcctcctcctccacggtgGCGGGTGGGGTGGGGCCAGAGGTGCTGGAGTGCCCGCTGTGCCTTCTGCGCCACTCCAGGGAGAGCTTCCCGGACATCATGACCTGCCCCCACCGCTCCTGCATCGACTGCCTGCGCCAGTACCTGCGCATCGAGATCTCGGAGTCGCGCATCAACATCAGCTGCCCCGAGTGCTCGGAGCGCTTCAACCCGCACGACATCCGCATGATCCTCGGCGACCACGCGCTCATGGAGAAATACGAGGAGTTCATGCTGAGGCGGTGGCTCGTGGCCGATCCCGACTGCCGCTGGTGCCCCGCGCCGGACTGCGG GTACGCGGTGATTGCGTTCGGGTGCGCCAGCTGCCCCAAGCTGACGTGCGGCCGCGACGGCTGCGGCACGGAGTTCTGTTACCACTGCAAGCAGCTGTGGCATCCCAACCAGACGTGCGACGCGGCGCGGCAGCAGCGAGCGCAGAGCCTCCGCCTGAGGACGGcgcgctcctcctccctcagctaCAGCCAGGAGAGCGGCGGCGCAG CCGACGACATCAAGCCGTGTCCGCGCTGCGCCGCCTACATCATCAAGATGAACGACGGCAGCTGTAACCACATGACCTGCGCCGTCTGCGGCTGCGAGTTCTGCTGGCTCTGTATGAAGGAGATCTCGGATCTGCACTACCTGAG TCCGTCCGGCTGTACGTTCTGGGGGAAGAAGCCGtggagcaggaagaagaagattctCTGGCAACTGGGAACTCTGGTGGGCGCCCCCGTCGGCATCGCACTCATCGCGGGCATCGCCGTCCCCGCCATGATCATCGGCATTCCTGTGTATGTGGGGAGGAAG ATCCACAACCGCTACGAGGGCAAAGACATCTCCAACCACAAGAGGAACCTGGTGATCGCCGGTGGAGTGACCCTCTCCGTCATCGTGTCCCCGGTGGTGGCCGCGGTCACTGTCG GCATCGGAGTTCCCATCATGCTGGCGTACGTCTACGGCGTGGTGCCCATCTCGCTGTGTCGCAGCGGCGGCTGCGGCGTCTCAGCCGGGAACGGCAAAGGCGTCCGCATAGACTTCGACGACGAGAACGACGTGACCGTCGGCGGGGGGGCGGCCGCCACCG ACGCTACGTCGGTGGCCGGCGCCAGGAACAACCCCAGCATCGGCGACGGCAGCGTGGGGGGGCTGACGGGCAGCCTGAGCGCCAGCGGCAGCCACATGGACCGCCTGGGCGCCGTCGGGGACAACCTGAGCGAGACGGCGTCTACCACGGCGCTCGCCGGGGCCAGCATCACCGGCAGCCTCTCCGGCAGCGCCGTGGTCAActacctgaacag gctggaGGTGCAGGCCGACGTGCTGAAGGAGCGCTGCAGCCTGAGCGGCGAGTCGGGCACCGTCAGCCTCGGCACCATCAGCGACAACGCGAGCACCAAAGCGATGGCTGGATCCATTCTCAACGCCTACACGCCTCTCGACAG AGACGGGAGCAGCATGGAGGTCCAGGTCGACATCGAGTCCAAACCCGGCAAACTGCGGCACCacagcggcggcagcagcgtggacggcggcggcggcggcagaggGGCGTCGGCCAGGTGGGCCAAGGAGGCGTCCtgctgctccgcctcctgctgcaGCTCCACGGGCAAAAAGAGCAAAGGAAAGCTGCGCAAGAAGGGCGGCGGCGCCAAGATCAACGAGACGCGCGAGGACACGGACGCCCAGCTGCTGGAGCGGCGCAGCAACAACTCCTCCGAGCTCGACTCGCCGTCGCTGAGCGGCAGCCTGCCCTCCGTGGCCGACTCCGCCTCCAGCCGCTTCTCCGAGTTCAGCTGCTCCGACCCGGAGACGAAGACGTCCTGCAGCCACGGCGACGGCGCCGACTACCACACGCGCTTCGCCACCGTCAGCCCTCTGCCCGAGGTGGAGAACGACCGGCTGGAGACCTGCcccggctcctcctcttcctcctcgtccgtcgccgccgcccctcccccccactcccccacctcctccctggACGTCGGCGCCGGGCTCTCCCCGCTCCGCCCCGCCGAGCCGGACTCTCACGGCGTCGCCAGAGAGCTGCTGAAAGAaaacgacgacaacaacaacgacgacgacAACGACGACCGCCACCCGCCGCCCAAGAACTCGTGCATCCAGACGGAGATCTGA
- the LOC130206365 gene encoding polyadenylate-binding protein 1A produces the protein MNPSAPSYPMASLYVGDLHPDVTEAMLYEKFSPAGPILSIRVCRDMITRRSLGYAYVNFQQPADAERALDTMNFDVIKGRPLRIMWSQRDPSLRKSGVGNIFIKNLDKSIDNKALYDTFSAFGNILSCKVVCDENGSKGYGFVHFETQEAAERAIEKMNGMLLNDRKVFVGRFKSRKEREAELGARAREFTNVYIKNFGEDMDDEKLREMFNLYGPCLSIRVMTDESGKSKGFGFVSFERHEDAQKAVDDMNGKELNGRQVYVGRAQKKGERQNELKRKFEQMKQDRMTRYQGVNLYVKNLDDGLDDERLRKEFSPFGTITSAKVMMEGGRSKGFGFVCFSSPEEATKAVTEMNGRIVATKPLYVALAQRKEERQAHLTNQYMQRMATVRAVPNPVLNPYQPAPPSGYFMAAIPQAQNRAAYYSANQLAQLRPSPRWATQGVRPQHFQNMPNAMRPSAPRPQAFSTIRPTAVPNAQVPRMMASQRMPTQALGQRPTGASAAAAPVRAMPQYKYAAGVRNPQQHMGSQPQVPMQQPAVHAQGQEPLTSSMLAAAPPQEQKQMLGERLFPLIQNMHPSLAGKITGMLLEIDNSELLHMLESPESLRSKVDEAVAVLQAHQAKEAAQKSPTPAGVPSV, from the exons ATGAACCCCAGCGCGCCGAGCTACCCGATGGCGTCCCTCTATGTGGGGGACCTGCACCCGGACGTCACCGAGGCCATGCTCTACGAGAAGTTCAGCCCGGCCGGGCCCATCCTCTCCATCAGGGTCTGCAGAGACATGATCACCCGCCGGTCCCTCGGCTACGCCTATGTCAACTTCCAGCAGCCCGCAGACG CCGAGCGAGCCCTGGACACCATGAACTTCGATGTTATCAAAGGAAGGCCCCTCCGCATCATGTGGTCTCAACGGGACCCCTCTCTGAGGAAAAGTGGAGTGGGCAACATCTTCATCAAGAACCTGGACAAGTCCATCGATAACAAAGCCCTCTACGACACCTTCTCTGCATTTGGAAACATCCTGTCCTGCAAG GTGGTTTGTGATGAAAATGGCTCAAAGGGTTACGGCTTTGTGCACTTTGAGACCCAAGAGGCTGCTGAGCGGGCCATTGAGAAAATGAATGGCATGTTGCTTAATGACAGAAAAGT GTTCGTTGGACGCTTCAAGTCTCGCAAAGAGAGGGAGGCTGAGCTCGGGGCACGCGCCAGAGAGTTTACCAATGTTTACATCAAGAACTTTGGGGAGGACATGGATGACGAGAAGCTGCGGGAGATGTTTAATCTATATG GACCGTGCCTCAGCATCCGCGTTATGACTGATGAGAGCGGCAAATCGAAGGGTTTTGGCTTTGTCAGCTTCGAGAGACATGAGGATGCACAAAAG GCGGTGGACGACATGAACGGCAAAGAACTCAACGGCAGACAAGTGTATGTCGGCCGCGCACAGAAGAAAGGGGAGCGGCAGAACGAGCTCAAACGTAAATTTGAGCAGATGAAACAAGATCGCATGACAAGATACCAG GGTGTAAATCTGTATGTGAAAAATCTGGATGATGGCCTCGACGACGAGCGCCTACGCAAAGAATTCTCTCCATTCGGAACCATAACTAGCGCTAAG GTAATGATGGAGGGGGGCCGCAGTAAAGGCTTTGGctttgtgtgtttctcctcccCGGAGGAGGCAACAAAGGCCGTTACAGAAATGAATGGCCGTATTGTTGCCACAAAGCCACTGTATGTGGCCCTGGCCCAGCGTAAGGAGGAGCGTCAAGCCCATCTAACAAACCAGTACATGCAGAGGATGGCCACAGTTCGTGCTGTGCCCAACCCTGTCCTCAACCCATACCAGCCTGCCCCACCCTCAGGCTACTTCATGGCGGCGATACCTCAG GCCCAGAACCGGGCTGCATACTACTCCGCCAACCAGCTGGCGCAGCTCCGCCCGAGCCCCCGCTGGGCGACTCAAGGAGTTCGTCCTCAAC ACTTCCAGAACATGCCCAACGCCATGCGCCCCTCGGCTCCCCGGCCCCAGGCCTTCAGCACCATCCGTCCCACGGCCGTCCCCAACGCGCAGGTTCCGCGCATGATGGCGTCCCAGCGCATGC CCACCCAGGCCCTCGGCCAGCGCCCCACCGGAGCGTCGGCCGCCGCCGCTCCAGTGCGCGCCATGCCCCAGTACAAGTATGCCGCCGGAGTGCGCAACCCCCAGCAGCACATGGGGTCGCAGCCACAGGTCCCGATGCAGCAG CCCGCTGTCCATGCCCAAGGACAAGAGCCCCTGACCTCCTCCATGCTGGCTGCTGCCCCTCCTCAGGAACAGAAGCAGATGCTGG GTGAGCGTCTGTTCCCCCTGATCCAGAACATGCACCCCAGCCTGGCCGGCAAGATCACCGGTATGCTGCTGGAGATCGACAACTCTGAACTGCTCCACATGCTCGAGTCGCCGGAGTCTCTGCGCTCAAAG GTGGACGAGGCCGTCGCTGTGCTCCAGGCCCACCAGGCCAAGGAGGCGGCTCAGAAGTCTCCCACCCCTGCTGGCGTTCCCAGCGTCTAA